TGCGAGAACCTGGCGGGTAATGTACGCCGCTTCGCTGGACATCAGGAAGTTCACCGCACCCGCCACTTCTTCCGGGGTGCCCATGCGCGCCGCCGGAATCATCTTGAGAATCTCCTCTACGGGCACCAGTTCGTCGAGAATCTCGGTATCGATCAGCCCTGGGGCCACACAGTTGACGGTGATCTTGCGCTTGGCCAATTCGATCGCCAGGGCCTTGGCGGCGCCGATCACGCCGGCCTTGGAGGCGCTGTAATTGACTTGGCCGCGATTGCCGACCAACCCGGATACCGAGGTGATGCAGACGATGCGGCCTGGCTCACGGCGGCGGATCATCGGCATGGTCAATGGGTGCAGCACGTTGTAGAAACCGTCCAGGTTGGTGCGCAGCACCTGATCCCAGTCTTCCTCGGAGAGCGCCGGGAAGGCGCCGTCGCGGGTCAGGCCGGCGTTGCACACCACGCCGTAGTAGGCGCCATGGGCTTCGACGTCGGCCTCCAGTGCCGAACGGCAGGCGGCGCGGTCGGATACGTCGAATTGCAGGATGCGCGCCTGGCGCCCGAGTTCGGCGATCTGCGCCTGCACGGCTTCAGCCTCATCGCGGCGCGAGCGGCAGTGCAGGACGATGTCATGGCCCGAACGCGCCAGGCGCAGGGCGATGGCGCGGCCGATGCCACGGCTGGAGCCGGTGACCAGTACGGTGGCGGCGGAAGTAGTTTCAGTCATGGGATTGTTCTTGCGGTTCTTGTGGCTCTTGTAAATAAACCGCCGGTTGCGGCGGGCGGAACACGTTGAGGCGCGCTTCGGCCTGTATGTCGGGGCCTTGCAGGTGGCATTCGAACACGCCCATGCCGTTGTCGTCCTGCAACGAGCATAGGGCGCGGATGTGCAGTTCGCTGCCGGCTGGAAAGTGCTCGACGTTGCAGTTGTACTTGCGTGTGCCAAGCAGGAAGCCCAGTTCCACCGGCAAGCCGGCACGCTTGGCCTGGATGCCGGCGAAGGCGGCGATGGCCTGGGCCATCAGCTCGATGCCGGTCCAGGCAGGCAGATTGCCGTCGGCATCGCTGAGCAGGCCATCCGGACGTACGACGAGGCGCACCTCGATCGCTTCCGTATCGCAGCTCAGCACTTCGTCGAGCAGCACCATGTTGCCGGCATGGGGCACCAGTTCGGCGACGGGCCAGAGTTTCATGGCGCATCCCCCAGAATCAGGGCGACATTATTGCCGCCAAAGGCGAAGGAGTTGCTCATCAGATGGCGGCCCTGTTTGCGCGGAAGCTGGGCACCGGCTTGGGCGAGTTCGATCGGTGCCAGTTCGGGATCTCGCTGTCCGTCCCAGAGGTGCGGTGGCAGCAGTCCGTCACGGTTGTACTCGCTCAGCGTCAGCCAACAGAAGGCCGCCTCCAGTGCACCTGCGGCGCCCAGGGTGTGGCCGGTCATGGACTTGCTCGACGAGCAGGGCAGGCCATTGGGGAACAGGGCGTGTACCGCTTTGCTCTCCATCGCGTCGTTGTGGCGGGTGGCAGTGCCGTGCAGGTTTAAGTAGTCGATCCGATCCGGCGTCAGGCCGGCGCTGGCCAGGGCCTTCTCCATGGCGGCTCGGGCGCCGACCCCTTCTGGATGCGGGGCGGAAATATGGTGGGCATCGGACGTGGCGCCGCCGCCGAAGAAGGCGATGGGCGAAGGCTCGCGCGTCATCAGGAACAGGGCCGCCGCTTCGCCGATATTGATGCCGTTGCGATTTACCGAGAACGGATTGCAGGGCTCGGCGGAAACCGCCTCCAGCGATGAGAACCCATTTAGGGTCAGGCGGCACAGGCTGTCCACGCCGCCGCAGATCACCGCGTCGCACAGGCCCATGCGCAGCAGGCGATGGGCGCTGAGCAGGGCGCGGGCGCTGGAGGTGCAGGCGGTGGACTGGCAGTACACCGGGCCAGTCAGTTTCAGCCAGTCCGCCAGGAAGTTCGCTGGCGCGGCCATCTCCTGCTGGATGTAGTCGTACTCGGCTGGCAGCTCGCCATCGTCGAGCTGGCGCCCGATATGCTCGCCCGCTTCGCGAATGCCCGAGGTGCTCGTACCCAGCACCAGGCCGACGCGGTGAGCACCATGGCGGGCGATGGCCGCGCGCAGTTCGGGCTCGATCTGCAGCGCGGCTGCAAGCAGCAGTTGGTTGTTGCGACTGTGCGAGCGCTCGAAACCGGCTGGTATGGCTGGCAGATCGGCATGCACGGCACCGACCGTCAGGCAGCGTTCACTGACCCAGCCGTCTTCGGCACGCATGCCCGAGGTGTCACCGGCGAACAGCGCATCGGCGACGGCCTGCTTGCCTTCGCCCAGGGCGCAGATCACGCCGAGTGCATTGAGGTAGCCGGGGGTAGGGGCACGGGACATCAATCGCTTTCTTCCAGGTTCAGTGCATGTATCCGGTAGTTCAGGCCGGTCTTGCCAAGGGTGAAATTCAGTGGGCCGTGGTAGTCGACGGTCCAGTCCGGAACAAGGCGGCGTTGGTCGTCACTCACCTGTTGCCAGCTGCCGGCCGGGTAGGCCTGCAGCGCGTCGCTTCGGGTCAGGGCAAACAGCAGCGCAGCGAACAGTTCTCGCGCTTCGGTATTGGGTGGCAACAGGCCGTCGTTGCGCCATTGTCCGGCATCCAGCAGCTGACGCGCCTGTGGGATGCCCAGTGGGTCCATCAATGACCAGCGCAGGGCCGAGCCTTCACGCTGGATCACCAGCAGCCAGTCCTGTCGCACCTGTGCCTGCTCACGCTGGATCTGCAGGCTGAGCGGCAAGGGCGCGACCAGTGCCGGTGGCGTCTGCGGCACGGGGGTATGTGCGGCGCAGGCGCCCAGCAGCAGGCTGGCGACGAGCAGGAGTATGCGTGGCATCACGGTTTGCGCGCCACTACGTTGAGCAGCGTTTCGTCGCGTTGGCCGACCGGCTTGGGCCGCATCAGCCCCCAGCGCTCCAGCAGGCCGAAATCCTTGGAGCGACTCCACCACAGATAGGGGTAGGAAACACTGCTCTCTTCGAACTGGAAACCCTGCGCGCTGAGCATTTGCAGGTACTGCTCGGCGCTACGTTGAACGTGCATCGGGTGACGGAACAGCCAGCGGATCACCCAGGTGTCGATGTAGTACTTGGTCGATTCGGCCAGCAGCAACCGGCCACCCGGTTTCAGCACGCGCCAGAACTCGGCGAGGGCTTTCTCCTGCTCCACCAGGTGATGCAGGGTCTGGTGGCAGAACAGCAGGTCGACGCTGGCGTCGGGCAGGTCGATGGCCGCGCAGTCACTGGCGATCAGTTCGACCTCCAGGCCCAGGCGCTCCGCCTCGCGGCGCGAGCATTCGAGGCTGTGCGGATCGGCGTCGAGGCCGATCATCCGCGCCGGTGCGAAGGCGGCGTTGAGCAGGCCGAAAGAACGGCCCTGACCGCAGCCGGCATCGAGCAACGCGGGCGCTTGCGGCAACGGGCTGCCGCTCAGGCGTACCAGATCGTTGATCGCGACCCGCAGTACATGGTGTTGCCAGACATGGCTCTGCAGGAACCAGAAACCGAAGCGGGTTTCTTCGACGTAGGTGGGCGAGACGGGGCGCAGGGCGTTCATCGACGATCCTTGTTTAGAACCTATTTACGAGCTAGCGAGCTAGAGCCATACAATGCAGAAGCAGGCGAGGAAGCGGAGTTTACGAGTTGTAAATGAGCATTCCGAGCCTGTTTCTAACGCCGTAGGGCCGACGCGCAGCTGATCGTAAGTAGGTTCTCAGGGTTGGGAGCAAAGTTCTGCGAGCACTCGCAGGCGGCGGCGTGGTTCGGACACGTAGGGATTCTTACCGTCCCAGGCGTAGCCGGCAAGGATCGAGCTGATCATGCGACGAATTTCCGGGGAGGCGTTCTCGTAGTAGATCACGTCCTGGAAGGAACCCTCGTACCAGCCTTCGACGTAGACGCGGAAGGTATCCACGCCGCGTTTGAGCGGGATGGCGAACTCGTTCTCCCAGTCCACCGTTTCGCCACCCAGCTGGCGATGCAGCAGCCCGGCGGCCATGCTCGCCGAACGCATGGCGATGGTTACGCCGGAGCTGAATACCGGATCGAGGAACTCGGCGGCGTTGCCCAGCAAGGCGAAGCCTGGGCCGTGCAGGCTCTTGACGTTGGCCGAGTAACCGTTGATCTCGCGCGCCGGGGTATCCCACACGGCATTGCCGAGCACCTTGCTCAACGATGGGGTCTCGGCAACGAACTGCTTGAGACAGGCATCGAGATCTTTCGGAGAATTCTCGTAGTGCTCGGCTGCGGCGACCACGCCCAGCGAGCAACGGCCGTTGCTGAATGGGATGGTCCAGAACCACACGTCGCGCAGAGTCGGGTGAGTGGTGATGAGGATCATCTCGCGGTTGAAGCCCGAGGCCGGGTCGATGCGATCCTCGATATGGGTGAACACCGCGCGACGGACCGGGAAGGCCGACGGCGTGTCGAGATCGAGCAGGCGCGGCAGCACGCGGCCATAACCACTGCCGTCGAGGACGAAGGCGCACTCGACCTGGTACTCGAAGCCGTCGGCCAGGCGGCGTACCGACAGGCGCGGGCAATCACCACTGAAGTCGGCGGCGAAGATTTCTTCCTCGTAGCGGATCTCCACGCCCTGGCGCTCGGCTTCGTCGGCCAGCAACTTGTCGAAGTCGGCGCGGATTACCTGATAGGTCGAACCCTTGCCCTCGGTGAACTTGTCGCGGAAGTCGAAGCTGGTGTAACGCTCACCCCAGGCGAACGCAGCACCGTGCTTGGTCTGGAAGCCAGCGGCCTGGACGGCCTCGAGCATGCCGGCTTCTTCGACGAAGTCCAGGCAGTGCGACAGCAGGCTCTCGCCGATGGAAAAGCGTGGGAAGCGCTGGCGCTCCAGCACCAGTACGTCATGACCCTTGCGTTTGAGGATGGCGGCTGCGATGGCGCCGGACGGGCCGGCACCGATGACGACGATCTGGCGTTGTTCGAGTTCAGGAGATTTCATAGCGGGTTTTCGCTTCATGATTGGCCGCATGCCGGCCCAGCAGGGCAGGCAGCAGAGTAGAGAACAGACTCATCAGCAGCAGGCCGAAGTACACCGTTGAATCAATCAGCTGGAGCTGCAGGAGCAGGTTGAGGAACACGATTTCGGTCAGGCCGCGGATGTTCAGCAGCAGGCTTTCACGCCACTTGATCCGTGCCGACGCGGCCGGATCTGCCCAGTGCAGACCCAGCCAGCTACCAAGCACCTTGCTGATGACCGGCAGCGCCAGCAGGGTACCTATCACCAGCCAGGACATGTGTTGACCCAGGCCATGGAAATCCACGCGCAGCACGCCGTAAGTGAGAATCAGCGGAACCGCGATGCCATTCATCAGCAGCTTCCAGTGGCGTTGCGCCAATGGCAGGACGAAGGGCTGTTTCAGATAGCCCAGACACAGCATGTAGGCGATGCCGAATACCAGCGCATTCAGTCCAAGCTGCTGAAACAGCAGCATCAGGGCGAAGAACGGCAGGCTGTAGAACA
The genomic region above belongs to Pseudomonas sediminis and contains:
- a CDS encoding NAD(P)/FAD-dependent oxidoreductase, which codes for MKSPELEQRQIVVIGAGPSGAIAAAILKRKGHDVLVLERQRFPRFSIGESLLSHCLDFVEEAGMLEAVQAAGFQTKHGAAFAWGERYTSFDFRDKFTEGKGSTYQVIRADFDKLLADEAERQGVEIRYEEEIFAADFSGDCPRLSVRRLADGFEYQVECAFVLDGSGYGRVLPRLLDLDTPSAFPVRRAVFTHIEDRIDPASGFNREMILITTHPTLRDVWFWTIPFSNGRCSLGVVAAAEHYENSPKDLDACLKQFVAETPSLSKVLGNAVWDTPAREINGYSANVKSLHGPGFALLGNAAEFLDPVFSSGVTIAMRSASMAAGLLHRQLGGETVDWENEFAIPLKRGVDTFRVYVEGWYEGSFQDVIYYENASPEIRRMISSILAGYAWDGKNPYVSEPRRRLRVLAELCSQP
- a CDS encoding hotdog family protein produces the protein MKLWPVAELVPHAGNMVLLDEVLSCDTEAIEVRLVVRPDGLLSDADGNLPAWTGIELMAQAIAAFAGIQAKRAGLPVELGFLLGTRKYNCNVEHFPAGSELHIRALCSLQDDNGMGVFECHLQGPDIQAEARLNVFRPPQPAVYLQEPQEPQEQSHD
- a CDS encoding beta-ketoacyl-[acyl-carrier-protein] synthase family protein, coding for MSRAPTPGYLNALGVICALGEGKQAVADALFAGDTSGMRAEDGWVSERCLTVGAVHADLPAIPAGFERSHSRNNQLLLAAALQIEPELRAAIARHGAHRVGLVLGTSTSGIREAGEHIGRQLDDGELPAEYDYIQQEMAAPANFLADWLKLTGPVYCQSTACTSSARALLSAHRLLRMGLCDAVICGGVDSLCRLTLNGFSSLEAVSAEPCNPFSVNRNGINIGEAAALFLMTREPSPIAFFGGGATSDAHHISAPHPEGVGARAAMEKALASAGLTPDRIDYLNLHGTATRHNDAMESKAVHALFPNGLPCSSSKSMTGHTLGAAGALEAAFCWLTLSEYNRDGLLPPHLWDGQRDPELAPIELAQAGAQLPRKQGRHLMSNSFAFGGNNVALILGDAP
- a CDS encoding class I SAM-dependent methyltransferase: MNALRPVSPTYVEETRFGFWFLQSHVWQHHVLRVAINDLVRLSGSPLPQAPALLDAGCGQGRSFGLLNAAFAPARMIGLDADPHSLECSRREAERLGLEVELIASDCAAIDLPDASVDLLFCHQTLHHLVEQEKALAEFWRVLKPGGRLLLAESTKYYIDTWVIRWLFRHPMHVQRSAEQYLQMLSAQGFQFEESSVSYPYLWWSRSKDFGLLERWGLMRPKPVGQRDETLLNVVARKP
- the fabG gene encoding 3-oxoacyl-ACP reductase FabG, with the protein product MTETTSAATVLVTGSSRGIGRAIALRLARSGHDIVLHCRSRRDEAEAVQAQIAELGRQARILQFDVSDRAACRSALEADVEAHGAYYGVVCNAGLTRDGAFPALSEEDWDQVLRTNLDGFYNVLHPLTMPMIRRREPGRIVCITSVSGLVGNRGQVNYSASKAGVIGAAKALAIELAKRKITVNCVAPGLIDTEILDELVPVEEILKMIPAARMGTPEEVAGAVNFLMSSEAAYITRQVLAVNGGLC